The Watersipora subatra chromosome 1, tzWatSuba1.1, whole genome shotgun sequence genome has a window encoding:
- the LOC137399745 gene encoding histone-lysine N-methyltransferase KMT5B-like: MSAELENGWVGKMVVEGRLMPSIGMTAKELCEFDDLCTSLIIDPFLNFTTHKMNTRFRPVKGKQEEWSSIVAKYRINQDIEMAIEEFINNDWVKVQFQKKNARQMQLFKEHAFRYLKTFSNEAGYEITSCTRYSLEGHVGGRICATQDWVKDEKIQLLVGCIAELSPEEEAQLLRPGKNDFSVMYSCRKNCAQLWLGPASFINHDCKPNCKFVPTGRDTACVMVLRDIDIGEEITCYYGDDFFGDGNSLCECITCEKRLTGKYKAESPIKSAMKNGYSLRHTENRVRHVHDQADVGEQQDKVKTRAPVINNAEPVVDRSEVHAIIVDPIVLLPSHKIEDQPAPSPTKPPKLTRRKIAAHSPSVSDSWNKRSQNLHKKAHLLKKTELRARGITRYDAELLLAQGYSLPESRANRRLHKNSTTASSGTDSLLTSNSGSNTSTNSSVTSSSDLTNNPSHNHPHSTRSKHKKQFSQKIPKLKLRLSRLSDTETDSSVVGTDTPQPLYEILDKRVESTQFPNQDSLVIDESSQSTIISQDENCSQSSLDDFNDQLDDCAFAPTCNVKRIRLKFDGKVDIVNLETRKT, from the exons GGGTGGGTTGGAAAAATGGTTGTCGAAGGTCGACTGATGCCATCGATTGGCATGACAGCAAAAGAGTTGTGTGAGTTTGATGACCTTTGCACCAGTTTGATTATTGATCCATTTCTCAACTTCACGACACACAAGATGAACACTCG ctTCCGTCCTGTGAAGGGAAAACAAGAAGAGTGGAGTTCAATCGTTGCCAAGTACAGAATAAATCAGGATATTGAAATGGCTATAGAAGAGTTCATTAATAACGACTGGGTGAAGGTACAGTTTCAGAAAAAGAATGCGCGCCAGATGCAGTTATTCAAGGAACAT GCTTTCAGATATctgaaaacattttcaaatgAAGCAGGATATGAGATCACATCATGCACCCGGTACTCTCTTGAGGGGCATGTTGGAGGAAGAATTTGTGCTACACAGGACTG GGTGAAAGATGAGAAGATTCAATTGCTAGTAGGCTGTATAGCGGAGTTAAGCCCGGAAGAGGAAGCACAGTTGCTGCGACCTGGAAAGAATGACTTTAGTGTGATGTATTCTTGTCGTAAGAACTGTGCGCAACTCTGGCTTGGGCCTGCTTCTTTTATCAATCATGACTGCAAGCCCAACTGCAAA TTTGTCCCTACTGGCAGAGACACTGCGTGTGTTATGGTACTTAGAGATATCGATATTGGAGAGGAAATCACGTGCTACTACGGTGATGACTTCTTTGGGGATGGAAATTCTCTATGTGAATGCATTACATGTGAAAA ACGACTAACAGGAAAGTACAAGGCGGAGTCGCCGATTAAATCGGCAATGAAGAATGGCTACAGTTTGCGACACACGGAGAACCGCGTGAGACATGTCCATGATCAAGCAGATGTCGGGGAACAGCAAGATAAGGTTAAAACCAGAGCACCTGTTATAAACAATGCTGAACCAGTTGTTGACAGATCTGAGGTTCATGCAATTATTGTTGACCCCATTGTGCTCTTACCTTCCCACAAAATAGAGGATCAGCCTGCGCCATCACCTACCAAACCACCAAAACTTACCAGAAGGAAGATTGCTGCACATTCACCTAGCGTATCAG ACTCATGGAATAAACGATCTCAAAATCTACACAAGAAAGCACATTTACTGAAAAAGACTGAGCTCAGAGCTCGCGGTATTACACGCTACGATGCTGAACTTCTTCTGGCCCAAGGCTATTCTCTTCCTGAGTCAAGGGCCAACCGAAGGCTACATAAAAACTCTACTACAGCCTCTTCGGGCACAGACAGCCTACTTACCAGCAATAGCGGCAGCAACACCAGCACCAATAGTTCTGTTACCAGCTCCTCTGATCTCACTAATAATCCATCACACAATCACCCACACAGCACGCGTTCCAAACATAAAAAGCAGTTCAGCCAAAAAATCCCAAAGTTGAAATTGCGGCTTTCTAGGTTGAGTGATACAGAAACGGACTCTTCAGTTGTAGGTACTGATACACCGCAGCCGCTATATGAGATTTTGGACAAAAGAGTTGAATCTACGCAGTTTCCTAATCAAGATTCTCTGGTCATTGATGAAAGTAGCCAAAGTACGATTATATCTCAAGATGAAAATTGTAGTCAATCATCATTGGACGATTTCAACGATCAATTAGATGACTGCGCATTTGCACCCACATGCAATGTGAAAAGGATTAGGTTGAAATTTGATGGTAAAGTTGATATTGTTAATCTGGAAACACGAAAAACTTAA
- the LOC137404677 gene encoding uncharacterized protein yields MARRNIEAAIQASKELELDGKLLPCSVPSSYSRLESYKDIHSNEEIDGVYSLQYSPDGSVLAVGTGNEAMRLYETSSGKHIVDLRKPRYGGYPVTSLQWHPYDHHILFAATCQGNVYAMNTEDHTCKTVVKERKNEINCLDFSEDGSAFATSGKDLAVRIYDTKTCTLTQSYEGYRQERPQGETDVQGHGMRVFALKYSPQNSHILITGGWDNHLKVWDTRSTDGVKRTIGGPHICGDSLDIKGFQILTGSWVAQNSLQIWDYSSGKLIKNVPYPDNGNGEYLYVAQFCENETVIAGGSGTNSLKAINTNSGEVLGEIGLDEKCVQAVDSTRGGQVVAVGGQLDTVKTGVIS; encoded by the exons ATGGCAAGGCGAAATATTGAAGCAGCTATACAAGCAAGTAAAGAGTTAGAACTAGATG GAAAACTTTTGCCCTGCTCAGTGCCGAGTTCCTACAGCCGACTTGAGTCATACAAAGATATTCACAGCAATGAAGAAATTGATGGGGTGTACAGTTTACAGTATTCTCCAGATGGTTCTGTCTTAGCTGTTGGTACTGGAAATGAAGCGATGAGA CTGTACGAGACATCTTCAGGTAAACACATAGTTGATCTGCGCAAGCCTCGATACGGAGGTTACCCTGTGACCAGCCTTCAATGGCATCCATATGACCACCACATACTGTTTGCTGCCACCTGTCAAGGAAACGTATATGCAATGAACACTGAAGATCACACTTGCAAAACAGTTGTCAAAG AAAGGAAAAATGAAATCAACTGCTTAGATTTTAGCGAAGACGGTTCAGCTTTCGCAACGTCTGGTAAAGACCTTGCGGTGCGAATATATGACACCAAAACCTGTACG TTGACGCAGTCGTATGAAGGATACAGACAAGAAAGGCCTCAAGGTGAAACAGACGTTCAAGGACATGGAATGCGAGTGTTTGCATTGAAATACTCACCACAGAACAGCCACATACTCATCACAGGCGGTTGGGACAATCACCTCAAG GTGTGGGATACCAGAAGCACAGATGGAGTGAAAAGAACTATTGGTGGTCCACATATATGTGGGGACTCTCTGGATATTAAG GGCTTCCAAATATTAACGGGGTCTTGGGTTGCACAAAACTCCCTTCAGATTTGGGATTACTCCTCTGGTAAGCTAATAAAGAATGTACCTTACCCGGACAATGGCAACGGAGAATACCTTTACGTGGCCCAGTTCTGTGAAAATGAAACGGTCATTGCTGGAGGGAGTGGAACTAATAGCCTCAAAGCAATTAACACAAATTCTGGCGAG GTACTTGGAGAAATAGGTCTGGATGAAAAATGTGTGCAGGCTGTGGACAGCACGAGAGGAGGACAAGTAGTGGCTGTGGGTGGACAGCTGGATACTGTCAAAACTGGCGTCATTAGTTAA
- the LOC137385378 gene encoding mitochondrial Rho GTPase 1-A-like, whose translation MKKAVRILLVGEPGVGKTSLVLSLVSEEFPERVPPRSEEITIPADVTPEQVPTNIVDYSEREQSEQELLEELHRADVICIIYSVDDPHTLKQVTHRWLPYVRQILGDDHRRPVILVGNKTDATDANTLDTAVQAMNEFIEVETCVECSARSMKNISEMFYYAQKAVLHPTAPLYDADKKELQPNCKAAMERIFAICDTDNDGILSDEELNNFQKKCFNAPLAAQSLQDVKGIVRKYCSNGVANDGLTLDGFLTLHLLFIQRGRHETTWTVLRKFGYDDSLHLSKEYLYPQLHVEQGSTTELTHLGYQFLQTLFEKYDKDRDGCLSPTELKDLFSTCPFLPWGDDVLNTVQTSKQNWITNAGYLAQWTLTTYLDKERALEYLAYLGYLYEHDTQRTGICVTRNKTIDRTRRQTNRNVFLCHVIGPKGVGKTHFLQGLLGRNMASLREQSSAPSSAYAISQVKVFAAEKYLLMREIDAEITELLSPGDLDCDVACLVYDASNPESFKFCATTYAKHFAESEIPLLIVACKSEKAHVVQKYDVAPEEFCKANGLAPPQFYSAVDPTPSQLYTTLATMAVHPQALHVAEDETTRWIKIAAVISIAIGIALGLYKYGRNKINNS comes from the exons ATGAAAAAGGCTGTCAGAATATTGCTCGTGGGTGAAC CGGGTGTGGGTAAGACCTCTCTAGTCTTATCCTTGGTTAGTGAGGAGTTTCCCGAGCGTGTTCCACCCCGATCAGAAGAAATTACTATACCAGCAGATGTGACGCCGGAACAAGTTCCTACCAACATTGTTGACTACTCAGAGAG AGAACAGAGTGAGCAGGAGCTGTTGGAAGAGCTACACCGGGCTGATGTCATCTGCATAATATATTCAGTGGATGATCCGCACACCCTAAAGCAGGTCACTCACAGATGGCTACCATATGTTCGACAGATTCTCGGAGATGACCACCGACGCCCAGTGATTTTAGTTGGAAATAAGACAGATGCAACAGACGCAAACACTCTAGAT ACCGCTGTACAAGCAATGAATGAGTTTATAGAAGTAGAGACCTGTGTGGAG TGCTCTGCTCGAAGCATGAAGAATATTAGTGAGATGTTTTATTACGCTCAGAAGGCGGTGCTTCACCCGACTGCCCCCTTATATGATGCAGATAAGAAGGAGCTACAACCAAACTGCAAGGCTGCGATGGAGAGAATCTTTGCT ATATGTGACACGGATAATGATGGGATACTAAGTGACGAAGAACTCAACAATTTTCAG AAAAAATGTTTCAATGCACCTCTCGCAGCGCAGTCACTACAGGATGTCAAAGGCATTGTAAGAAAGTATTGCTCTAATGGAGTTGCCAATGATGGATTAACTCTTGATGGATTCCTTACTCTACATCTGCTGTTCATACAGCGGGGCCGGCATGAGACAACTTGGACTGTTCTTAGGAAGTTTGGCTATGATGACTCATTGCATCTCTCCAAAGAATATTTGTATCCACA GCTCCATGTTGAACAAGGTAGCACCACTGAACTCACACATCTTGGATATCAGTTTCTGCAAACGTTGTTCGAAAAATATGATAAG GACAGGGATGGCTGTCTGTCTCCAACAGAATTAAAAGACTTATTCTCAACATGCCCATTTCTTCCATGGGGAGACGATGTTCTGAATACGGTTCAAACTAGCAAGCAAAATTGGATAACAAATGCTGGTTATCTCGCTCAGTGGAC GTTGACGACTTATTTGGACAAAGAGAGAGCTCTCGAGTACCTGGCATACCTTGGCTATTTGTATGAGCATGATACTCAGCGTACCGGCATCTGTGTGACACGAAATAAAACTATTGACCGCACAAGACGACAGACTAATCGAAATGTTTTCCTATGTCATGTGATCGGACCAAAAGGTGTTGGAAAG ACACACTTTTTACAAGGCCTTCTCGGGCGGAATATGGCTTCACTTAGAGAACAGTCATCAGCACCCTCTAGTGCATACGCTATCAGCCAGGTGAAGGTCTTCGCCGCCGAGAAATATCTACTG ATGAGAGAGATTGATGCTGAAATTACGGAGTTGTTGAGTCCTGGAGACTTGGATTGCGACGTTGCCTGTCTTGTTTATGATGCATCAAATCCAGAGTCTTTCAAGTTTTGTGCTACAACTTACGCT AAACATTTTGCGGAGAGCGAGATTCCGCTGTTGATAGTGGCTTGCAAGTCTGAGAAAGCTCATGTTGTGCAGAAATATGATGTAGCACCAGAAGAGTTTTGTAAAGCCAATGGTCTGGCACCACCACAGTTTTACAGTGCCGTGGATCCCACGCCGAGTCAACTTTATACAACACTGGCTACTATGGCTGTGCACCC